The following proteins are encoded in a genomic region of Corylus avellana chromosome ca4, CavTom2PMs-1.0:
- the LOC132177481 gene encoding uncharacterized protein LOC132177481, with the protein MTPSLLRKWSSLSALRVGARNFRSNAALEALVKASEEKVPNVVLYNYPSFSGAFAALFAHLFHSRLNLPCLILPFSSVEPFRVEDLYVEGLERCYLVDFLGPKGFAMKLARRSSCEVIGFDHRKSVLAQIPSAEDHPDNLKFHIDIEKSSSTAVYEYFSNKLADIRCPDRVVASLLDPKDQDRVKTVLRYIEDADLRQWSLAEIRAFNIGLGEWRSKLNCITNPYVYEQLLELSSVDLIAKGNSYISSRQNAAKQLLDNVFKVRLGRGFYGECLGTRVDGNSELSDEIAKQLSIKSAAAGLRPIGAVVYMQRYNLKMCLRSTDSATDTSEVAKAYGGGGSPSSSSFIIRMDEYNQWLSVNST; encoded by the exons ATGACTCCCTCGCTGCTAAGAAAATGGAGCTCTCTCTCTGCACTGAGAGTCGGAGCTCGGAACTTCCGATCAAACGCTGCGTTGGAGGCTCTCGTCAAAGCTTCGGAAGAAAAAGTCCCCAACGTAGTGCTCTACAACTACCCATCCTTCTCTGGAGCCTTCGCGGCTCTCTTCGCCCACCTCTTCCACTCTCGCCTCAATCTCCCTTGCCTTATTCTGCCTTTCTCTTCCGTTGAGCCTTTCAG GGTTGAAGATTTATACGTTGAAGGGCTTGAGAGGTGCTATCTGGTTGACTTTCTTGGTCCAAAAGGATTTGCCATGAAACTTGCTCGGCGTTCGTCATGCGA GGTAATAGGCTTTGATCACCGAAAATCAGTACTTGCGCAGATTCCTTCAGCTGAAGATCATCCTGATAACCTCAAATTTCATATAGATATTGAGAAGAGTAGTTCTACTGCTGTATATGAATACTTTTCTAATAAGCTTGCAGATATCAGATGTCCTGAT AGGGTGGTTGCAAGTTTGTTGGACCCAAAAGACCAAGATCGTGTTAAAACAGTTCTTAGGTATATTGAGGATGCAGATCTTCGCCAATGGAGCTTAGCTGAGATCAGGGCATTTAACATTGGACTTGGTGAATGGCGCTCAAAGTTGAACTGTATCACTAATCCATACGTGTATGAACAG TTGCTGGAATTAAGTTCTGTGGATTTAATTGCTAAGGGAAATTCTTATATTTCCTCTCGCCAGAATGCTGCGAAACAATTGCTGGATAATGTTTTCAAAGTTCGATTGGGCAGGGGATTTTATGGGGAGTGTCTG GGAACTAGAGTGGATGGAAATTCTGAGTTGAGTGATGAAATTGCCAAGCAACTTAGTATAAAAAGTGCTGCAGCTGGTCTAAG GCCTATAGGAGCTGTTGTATACATGCAACGATATAACCTTAAAATGTGCTTGAGGAGTACTGACAGTGCCACTGATACCTCTGAAGTTGCTAAG GCATATGGCGGAGGAGGTTCCCCAAGTTCTAGCTCCTTTATTATAAGGATGGATGAGTATAACCAGTGGCTTTCAGTGAATTCGACATGA
- the LOC132177482 gene encoding uncharacterized protein LOC132177482 (The sequence of the model RefSeq protein was modified relative to this genomic sequence to represent the inferred CDS: added 17 bases not found in genome assembly): MSLVVKEVGVDEDLGGCSSGTPVDVKLTGLIQSRKWLVGFGPSNKIVVWDQGDEVWDGDYGDFSYPLDAFSPDPLDWVLDCDEDEDPTLALLDVVKEDFLREERLGGIRLKARGSC, translated from the coding sequence GGAAGTTGGAGTGGATGAAGATTTGGGTGGTTGCTCCTCAGGCACTCCAGTCGATGTCAAGTTGACTGGCTTAATCCAATCACGGAAGTGGCTGGTAGGTTTTGGTCCATCTAATAAGATTGTTGTGTGGGATCAGGGAGATGAGGTTTGGGATGGGGATTATGGCGATTTCTCTTACCCTTTGGATGCTTTTTCCCCCGACCCACTTGATTGGGTGTTGGATTGTGATGAAGATGAGGATCCAACCTTGGCGCTACTAGATGTTGTTAAAGAGGATTTTCTTCGGGAAGAAAGGTTGGGCGGCATAAGACTAAAGGCAAGAGGGAGTTGTTAA
- the LOC132177936 gene encoding MADS-box transcription factor 23-like: MGRGKIVIKMIDNSTSRQVSFSKRRNGSLKKARELSILCDAEVGLIVFSGTGRLYDFASSSIKSVIERYDKLKEEHHRLFDLASQVKFWQREAASLRQQLQYVQGCNRQLMGQELSGLSIKDLQNFENILEMSLKGIRIRKEQIFTEEIKELNQKGNLVHQENLDLHKKVDLFRKEKAELQKKVYEEREVNESRLSLHQPLHTISNGYDIHPAVHLQLSQPQSQSNETQAKAPELGYLCQTVDML, from the exons atggggAGAGGAAAGATTGTGATAAAAATGATTGACAACTCGACGAGCAGGCAAGTGAGTTTCTCCAAGAGAAGAAATGGGTCGCTCAAGAAGGCCCGGGAACTTTCCATCCTTTGTGATGCTGAAGTTGGACTTATTGTCTTCTCCGGCACCGGCAGGCTCTATGATTTTGCCAGCTCTAG CATAAAATCTGTTATTGAACGATACGATAAGCTAAAAGAGGAACACCATCGGCTGTTTGATCTTGCTTCACAAGTCAAG TTTTGGCAAAGGGAGGCTGCAAGCTTGAGACAACAATTGCAGTATGTTCAAGGATGCAACAG ACAACTAATGGGCCAAGAACTTTCTGGTTTGAGTatcaaagatctacaaaattttgaaaacatattGGAAATGAGTTTGAAGGGTATCCGTATTAGAAAG GAACAAATTTTCActgaagaaataaaagaactaAACCAAAAG GGAAACCTTGTCCATCAAGAAAACCTTGATTTGCATAAGAAGGTAGACCTCTTTCGTAAAGAAAAGGCAGAGTTGcaaaaaaag GTCTACGAAGAAAGAGAAGTAAATGAATCAAGATTAAGTTTACATCAGCCTCTACATACTATTAGCAATGGATATGACATTCATCCAGCCGTCCATCTCCAGCTAAGCCAACCTCAGTCTCAAAGCAATGAAACACAAGCAAAAGCACCGGAATTGGGGTATCTTTGTCAAACTGTTGATATGCTATAA
- the LOC132179672 gene encoding uncharacterized protein LOC132179672 (The sequence of the model RefSeq protein was modified relative to this genomic sequence to represent the inferred CDS: added 85 bases not found in genome assembly), with translation MTPSLLRKWSSLSALRVGARNFRSNAALEALVKASEEKVPNVVLYNYPSFSGAFAALFAHLFHSRLNLPCLILPFSSVEPFRVEDLYVEGLERCYLVDFLGPKGFAMKLARRSSCEVIGFDHRKSVLAQIPSAEDHPDNLKFHIDIEKSSSTAVYEYFSNKLADIRCPDRVVASLLDPKDQDRVKTVLRYIEDADLRQWSLAEIRAFNIGLGEWRSKLNCITNPYVYEQLLELSSVDLIAKGNSYISSRQNAAKQLLDNVFKVRLGRGFYGECLGTRVDGNSELSDEIAKQLSIKSAAAGLRTKVIMVVIILSGLTKKLCSLFHSSMPK, from the exons ATGACTCCCTCGCTGCTAAGAAAATGGAGCTCTCTCTCTGCACTGAGAGTCGGAGCTCGGAACTTCCGATCAAACGCTGCGTTGGAGGCTCTCGTCAAAGCTTCGGAAGAAAAAGTCCCCAACGTAGTGCTCTACAACTACCCATCCTTCTCTGGAGCCTTCGCGGCTCTCTTCGCCCACCTCTTCCACTCTCGCCTCAATCTCCCTTGCCTTATTCTGCCTTTCTCTTCCGTTGAGCCTTTCAG GGTTGAAGATTTATACGTTGAAGGGCTTGAGAGGTGCTATCTGGTTGACTTTCTTGGTCCAAAAGGATTTGCCATGAAACTTGCTCGGCGTTCGTCATGCGA GGTAATAGGCTTTGATCACCGAAAATCAGTACTTGCGCAGATTCCTTCAGCTGAAGATCATCCTGATAACCTCAAATTTCATATAGATATTGAGAAGAGTAGTTCTACTGCTGTATATGAATACTTTTCTAATAAGCTTGCAGATATCAGATGTCCTGAT AGGGTGGTTGCAAGTTTGTTGGACCCAAAAGACCAAGATCGTGTTAAAACAGTTCTTAGGTATATTGAGGATGCAGATCTTCGCCAATGGAGCTTAGCTGAGATCAGGGCATTTAACATTGGACTTGGTGAATGGCGCTCAAAGTTGAACTGTATCACTAATCCATACGTGTATGAACAG TTGCTGGAATTAAGTTCTGTGGATTTAATTGCTAAGGGAAATTCTTATATTTCCTCTCGCCAGAATGCTGCGAAACAATTGCTGGATAATGTTTTCAAAGTTCGATTGGGCAGGGGATTTTATGGGGAGTGTCTG GGAACTAGAGTGGATGGAAATTCTGAGTTGAGCGATGAAATTGCCAAGCAACTTAGTATAAAAAGTGCTGCAGCTGGTCTAAG